In Canis lupus dingo isolate Sandy chromosome 25, ASM325472v2, whole genome shotgun sequence, one genomic interval encodes:
- the NEFL gene encoding neurofilament light polypeptide, whose amino-acid sequence MSSFSYEPYYSTSYKRRYVETPRVHISSVRSGYSTARSAYSSYSAPVSSSLSVRRSYSSSSGSLMPSLENLDLSQVAAISNDLKSIRTQEKAQLQDLNDRFASFIERVHELEQQNKVLEAELLVLRQKHSEPSRFRALYEQEIRDLRLAAEDATNEKQALQGEREGLEETLRNLQARYEEEVLSREDAEGRLMEARKGADEAALARAELEKRIDSLMDEIAFLKKVHEEEIAELQAQIQYAQISVEMDVSSKPDLSAALKDIRAQYEKLAAKNMQNAEEWFKSRFTVLTESAAKNTDAVRAAKDEVSESRRLLKAKTLEIEACRGMNEALEKQLQELEDKQNADISAMQDTINKLENELRTTKSEMARYLKEYQDLLNVKMALDIEIAAYRKLLEGEETRLSFTSVGSITSGYSQSSQVFGRSAYGGLQTSSYLMSARSFPSYYTSHVQEEQIEVEETIEAAKAEEAKDEPPSEGEAEEEEKEKEEAAEEEGAEEEEAAKEESEEAKEEEEGGEGEEGEETKEAEEEEKKDEGAGEEQATKKKD is encoded by the exons ATGAGTTCCTTCAGCTACGAGCCGTACTACTCGACCTCCTACAAGCGGCGCTACGTGGAGACGCCCCGGGTGCACATCTCCAGCGTGCGCAGCGGCTACAGCACCGCGCGCTCCGCTTACTCCAGCTACTCCGCGCCGGTCTCCTCCTCGCTGTCCGTGCGCCGCAGCTACTCCTCCAGCTCCGGCTCCTTGATGCCCAGTCTCGAGAACCTCGACCTGAGCCAGGTAGCCGCCATCAGCAACGACCTCAAGTCGATCCGCACCCAGGAGAAGGCGCAGCTGCAGGACCTCAACGACCGCTTCGCCAGCTTCATCGAGCGCGTGCACGAGCTGGAGCAGCAGAACAAGGTGCTGGAAGCCGAGCTGCTGGTGCTGCGCCAGAAGCACTCCGAGCCCTCCCGCTTCCGGGCGCTGTACGAGCAGGAGATCCGCGACCTGCGCCTGGCGGCGGAAGACGCCACCAACGAGAAGCAGGCGCTCCAGGGCGAGCGCGAAGGGCTGGAGGAGACTTTGCGCAACCTGCAGGCGCGCTATGAAGAGGAGGTGCTGAGCCGCGAGGACGCCGAGGGCCGGCTGATGGAGGCGCGCAAGGGAGCCGACGAGGCCGCTCTCGCCCGCGCCGAGCTCGAGAAGCGCATCGACAGCCTGATGGACGAGATCGCCTTTCTGAAGAAAGTGCACGAAGAGGAGATCGCCGAGCTGCAGGCGCAGATCCAGTACGCGCAGATCTCCGTGGAGATGGACGTGTCCTCCAAGCCCGACCTCTCCGCCGCGCTCAAGGACATCCGCGCTCAGTACGAGAAGCTGGCTGCCAAGAACATGCAGAACGCCGAGGAGTGGTTCAAGAGCCGCTTCACCGTGCTGACCGAGAGCGCCGCCAAGAACACCGACGCGGTGCGCGCCGCCAAGGACGAGGTGTCCGAGAGCCGCCGCCTGCTCAAGGCCAAGACCCTGGAGATCGAAGCATGCCGGGGCATGAACGAGGCGCTGGAGAAGCAGCTGCAGGAGCTGGAGGACAAGCAGAACGCCGACATCAGTGCTATGCAG GACACAatcaacaaattagaaaatgaattGAGAACCACAAAGAGTGAAATGGCACGGTACCTTAAAGAATACCAAGACTTGCTCAATGTGAAGATGGCTTTAGACATTGAGATTGCAGCTTACAG GAAACTCTTGGAAGGTGAGGAGACCCGACTCAGTTTCACCAGCGTGGGAAGCATAACCAGCGGCTACTCCCAGAGCTCTCAGGTCTTCGGCCGATCTGCCTATGGTGGGTTACAGACCAGCTCCTACTTGATGTCTGCTCGCTCCTTCCCTTCTTATTACACCAGCCACGTCCAGGAGGAACAGATCGAGGTGGAGGAGACCATCGAGGCTGCAAAGGCCGAGGAAGCCAAGGACGAACCCCCCTCTGAAGGAGaagctgaggaggaggaaaaggagaaggaagaagctgCTGAAGAGGAAGGAGCTGAAGAGGAAGAAG CTGCCAAGGAAGAATCCGAGGaggcaaaggaggaagaggaaggaggtgaaggcgaagaaggagaagaaaccaaagaagctgaagaggaggagaaaaaagatgaAGGTGCTGGGGAGGAGCAAGCAACTAAAAAGAAAGATTGA